One Ogataea parapolymorpha DL-1 chromosome VI, whole genome shotgun sequence DNA window includes the following coding sequences:
- a CDS encoding Eukaryotic translation initiation factor 2 subunit beta, with protein sequence MSEDLGFDPSLKKKKKVKGKADAEEATTPSEENLDEMFSSLKKKKKKTKETDTPEPVDELVDGLEGLKLKKKKKKSTKSSEADDFDKQLEKAGIHADDQSSASTEQLQQSQTQDSLSNTVLAYENLLSRFYSILKEKNPELAGGQQSKLKIPPPEVAREGNKKTMFANVQTIASVLQRNPEHLIQYLFAELGTSGSIDGEKRLIIKGRFQAKNIESVLRRYIQEYVICKTCKSMNTELKRESTNRLHFIVCRACGSTKSVSSIKTGFQAHVGRRKRV encoded by the coding sequence ATGTCGGAAGATTTAGGATTTGATCCATCGCtaaagaagaagaagaaggttAAGGGCAAAGCCGATGCTGAGGAGGCTACTACGCCATCTGAGGAAAACTTGGACGAAATGTTCTCATCTCtaaaaaagaagaaaaagaagacaaaAGAAACTGATACCCCAGAACCAGTGGacgagctcgttgatggACTCGAAGGGCTCaaactgaagaagaagaagaagaagagcacTAAATCCAGCGAAGCAGATGACTTTGACAAACAATTGGAAAAGGCTGGTATTCATGCTGACGATCAATCATCTGCCTCAACTGAACAACTACAGCAATCACAAACACAAGACTCTCTCAGTAATACAGTTCTGGCATACGAAAATCTTCTTTCAAGATTCTACAGcattctcaaagaaaagaaTCCTGAATTGGCTGGAGGCCAGCAgtccaagctcaagattCCTCCTCCTGAGGTGGCCAGAGAAGGTAATAAGAAGACTATGTTCGCCAACGTGCAGACGATCGCTTCTGTCTTGCAAAGAAACCCAGAGCATCTGATTCAATATTTGTTTGCAGAGTTGGGTACTTCAGGTTCTATCGATGGTGAGAAGAGACTCATCATCAAAGGAAGATTCCAGGCAAAGAATATTGAGAGTGTGTTGAGAAGATACATTCAGGAATATGTTATCTGCAAGACTTGCAAATCTATGAACACGGAGCTCAAGAGAGAAAGCACCAACAGACTGCACTTCATTGTGTGTCGCGCCTGTGGTTCTACCAAGTCGGTGTCGTCGATTAAAACTGGTTTCCAGGCTCACgttggaagaagaaagagagTGTAG
- a CDS encoding Ankyrin repeat-containing protein YAR1, which yields MADLQKTLSQEEMDDIIYEARAGDLDSLKEIFEKHVDPQTLLTIKDEYTLATPIHMAAANGHDQVCQYLLRLLSKGDAQNLVNKQNESGNTALHWAAYNGHTETIKVLCEFGADPFLKNKFNHDAIYEAEKNNKSEVEKYFLEKFDIQQDDDEPAQKVQYKEGTEIEKATEESREVESICKGLKANQL from the coding sequence ATGGCTGACTTGCAAAAGACGCTGTCCCAAGAAGAGATGGATGACATCATATACGAGGCCAGAGCGGGGGATCTTGACTCTTTGAAAGAGATCTTCGAGAAACATGTCGATCCACAAACGCTATTGACCATCAAAGATGAATACACTTTAGCTACCCCTATACACATGGCAGCGGCGAACGGACATGACCAGGTGTGTCAATACCTTTTGCGACTGCTTTCTAAGGGCGACGCACAAAACTTAGTGAATAAACAGAATGAATCGGGAAATACCGCGCTGCATTGGGCAGCCTACAATGGGCACACAGAGACAATTAAGGTACTTTGCGAGTTCGGCGCAGATCCATTCCTGAAGAACAAGTTCAACCACGATGCTATTTATGAGGCAGAGAAGAACAACAAGTCTGAGGTGGAGAAGtactttttggagaaatttgaTATCCAGCAGGACGATGATGAACCGGCTCAGAAAGTCCAGTACAAGGAGGGAACAGAGATTGAGAAGGCAACGGAAGAATCGCGTGAAGTGGAAAGTATATGTAAGGGGCTCAAGGCTAATCAGCTGTGA